Genomic segment of Falco peregrinus isolate bFalPer1 chromosome 5, bFalPer1.pri, whole genome shotgun sequence:
ccccgccgccgccgcgctcctGGCCTCCGGGCCCGACggggagctgctgtggctggacGTCGCGCACCGGCCCGGGCGGGCGCCCGGCGTGCGGCTGATGGGGCGGTACCTGCTGCCCGCCTGCCGGCAGCGCTGGCACACCTGCGCCACCTtcctgccccgggcagggctcCTGCTCTGCGGGGACCGCCGtggctccctcctccttttcccctgcagcagctgctcgGGCCGGGCTGCGGAAAGCGCTGGCATCACCTGCAGTGGCACCAACCCAAGCGGCGAGGGCTCCAGCAGTGAGTCGGAGACCTCTCGCTTGGTGCACAAAGGGGCTCTTCCCCTTGAGGCCCCGGTGTCCGTGCTCTTCGGGCTCCATGGGAAGACAGGGGTTACCTCGGTGACCTGCCACGGGGAATACATCTACAGCACCGGCCGGGATGGCGTCTACCGCCAGCTCCGCCTGCGGGACCAGCAACTGGAGGTTCTGCGGAAGCACAGGCCCTGCAAAGGGCTGCAGTGGATCGAGGAGCTGCGCTTCACCCCGGACGGGGACCTGCTCGTGATGGGCTTTCACGCTGACAACTTCGTGGTGTGGAGCAGCAGGACTGGCGAGAATCTCCAATGCATCCCCTGCGGTGGGGGGCATCGCTCCTGGAGCTACTACAGCAGCCCCTTGGCCGAGGCCTTCGCCTTCATCAAGTGTGGGGACGTGATGCTGTACCACCGCGACGCCGAGCCCTGTGAGCAGCAGGTGCTCCTGGCCTCCCTGCACGGGCGGGAGATCACCTGTGTGCGGCGTCTGGGGGCGGTGGAGGTGCCTGGCCATGCCACCCTTAACATCTTCGTCACCGGCAGTGAGGACACCATGGCCTGCATCCTGGTGCTCAGCGAGTACTCCCGGGCGGCCGTGCCCCTTGCCCGGCTCAGTGATCATGTTTCCAGTGTGAGGGCTCTAGCGCTGGCCAGTTCCGTGGGACCTGGGGACAAAGGCTTCGGGGATGAGGGCTTGTCTGTCCTGCTCTTCTCTGCGGGTGGCCGGGCACAGATCGAGTGCTACCGGCTGCTGTGTGCCAGGGACCCAGCCTCCGAGAGCGCCGTGGCCTGCCAGGTCATCCATGTGGGCTCCCACCGCCTGGACGAGCACTGGGAGCGGAAGAAGAACAGGCACAAGCTCATCAAGATGGACCCAGAGACAAGGTGATGCTCAGGGCCTGCCCAAGGCAGGGTTAGCAGTGGCCACAGTCCGGACAGGTATTGGAAACAGCACTGGTTTCCACTGGGATacctgctctgtgcagctgtGGGCCCTGCTGAGGCAGAAGGAGCCAGCGTGGCTTTGTGCACGCACCCCTGGTGTCCTGTGCCCAGTGGCTGGGCCTCAAGGGGCCTTTGGGCCTAGGGAAAGGCTCAGTCTTTTTCTCGTTATCTCTGACTGCTCAGAGTTGCATCCCACGCTGGGCttgggctgctctgctgggccACCTGCATCCCTTGGGCTGCAGGCGTCCTGAGGCAGCAAGCATCATGTGTCTGCTGCAGGTACATGTCCCTCTCGGTCATTCCTGGGACCAGCACCAAGCAGCTGCCCATGCCCTGGAAgttcctggctgctgcctgcagcgACGGATCAGTCCGGTGAGGAGCCGTCACTGGGcctggcagggagagcagagctggggctggcgatgggagcagagcaggctctgcaggagagGCTGCTGCCATGGATATagccagctgggagctgggagcaggatgGCGCATGGTGGGAAGTGGGGGTAGAGGTGCTTGGAGCCCGCTTCTCCCACAGCCAACTGCCTCCTTGCCCCATCACAGGGTCTTtgggctgctggaggctgctcggaagctggtgctggtggcagagTCGTTTCACCACCAGCGCTGTGTGCTGAAGGTGGAAGCATTTCTGTACACgcgggcaggaggggagaggtgAGCCCTgaatgctgtgctgcagctgctgagacTTTGGGAAGTGTTTGTACTTGCAGggaaggcagccagcagctcagcaggcggagggaagggagaagtcAGTCCGCAGGGGCTGTTCTGCCACTTCCCCGGGTCTTGATGGGGACCCTTGGGTCTGCCCGCCACAGGGCTATGGCCAGAGGCTCCCCCAACATGTCCCTTCTAGGAGGCACCTCCTGTGCAGTGCAGCCACCGATGGCAGCATCGCCTTCTGGGACATCACCAGCCCCATCGCGGAGGCGGCGGCCAccctgcagcaagcagagggagAGATGCAGCCCCTGGGTGGGTGCAGCTAccggcagctctgctctgcctcccaAGGGAGGCCACGCTGGTGGCTCCTCTGCTCTCTCTGACCAAGGTGACAGTTACTCTCCTGttttcccagccctgggcacacCGCTGCTCACCATCATGGCCCACAGCTGCGGTGTGAACAGCCTTCACATCCGCGAGATGCCGGAGGGACGTTACCTGGTGGCCAGCGGCAGCGACGATGGCTCCATTCACGTCTGCCTGCTGGAGGTGGCCCTGGGCGGGGGAGAGGCCGCAGGGGGGACCTGCTTGCACGTCCTGGAACGGGTGGCCCGGCCCTGTGCCCACGCTGCCCACGTGACAGGGATCCGGGTGCTGCGGCCAgacctgctgctctctgcctccGTGGACCAGCGCCTGACGCTGTGGCACCGGCACCCGGGCGGGCTGGATGAGCTCAGCACCACCTTCTTCCACGTGCCTGACCTGGCCGAGCTGGACTGCTGGGAGGtgagggaggctggggggcagctgcgGTACTACTGCGTGCTCTGCGGGCAGGGCCTGGAGATGCTGTGTGGCATGgccccccccgagccccctccaCCAGAGGCTCCCCAGTAATGGGACAGGTGAGCAGCACACACCCTGCGGTTGTGCTCTGCCCGTCACCGCAGCCCCTGTGATGTGGTCACACAGTCTGCATGGCGATGTGGCCCCTCTCGAGGGGACAGGCGTGCTCGGCTCCCTCGCAGACAACACAGCCACATCTGGGGTGCTCAAGGCCGGTGCTCTCAAGGGAGAAGGCAGATGTGACCCCTCGTGGACaagcctgctgctccccaggcaaTAGAGTGGTCATCAGCCCACCCTGCCCCGGAGAAGCTCCTCCTCCCCAAGGTGCGAGGGACCCACATCCGGGCTGTCCAGCCCTGGTCCCAGAGAGCAACCTGCTCAGGAGGGTGCTGAGCACCAGGGCCCAGCTCTGGAAGCTTGAGGGCCGCGGGTGGCCAAGACTAGTCAGGCGCTGGTCTGGcacacagcaggctgcagccttcTGCTCCCCGCAACACGGCCCCGTGCGATGGCCCGGGCCCCGCGGTGCTGGGGACTCTGCAGAAATGAGTGGAGCTCACCAGGAGCACAGATccgctgcagcagcagcctgcaggacGAGGcgggctgtgccagcctgggcttggccaccccacccccagagCGCTGCCTCGAGCTGAGCGGGTTGTTCCTGCACAGCAAGAGAAGGACAAACAGCGGCACgtggccccagccctgcctggagcAAGGTGCACTGCTGGGGTCAGACTCACACACACGGCCTCTGTCCAGCAACAAGTGTATTTGTCCAGCTCAAGCAAGCCTTGAGcctcagcagctccctgccagcacgGAGCAACCTTCAATACATGGCTCTGAGTGAAGCAAAGTTGGTGTCTGGCTTTGTGGTGACTGGTCCCTGGTGCCACCTTCCCTCATACTCCACAGCCCGGCTTGCCGGCTGCTACAGGCGTCCTCGCTTCTGCTGGCGTGGATGTGGCAGGGCGCCCATTGCCCACGCCCGGCACAGCTGCAGGTGGCGAGCGGCCAAACCCTCAAATGGCACGGGCGGCGGGGAGCACCTGCGTGGGGCTGAGGCATGTCCCGACTCCCTGCCCGACAGTGGGGCAGCCCCTCACCCTGCCAGGGAGGACGTGCCCTGTCCTTCCCCTCAGGGCATGTTGTCCTGGTGCCTGTCGCACCTCGGCACAGCCCTTCAGTGGTGGCTCAGATCTGGCTGAGAGGAGGGAGGTGCAGAGTCGCCAGTGCGCTGTGGAACACATCCCTCACTGCTCCCAGCAGCCGGAGGCGGGCAAACATCTGGTCAAAGAGGTGAGGGAACGGCTCCTGCAGGGAGACCAGCAGCAACTTGAGCCTGGTGGCCATGCTGCCCCTTGACAGGCTAGCCCTAGAggcactgctgcctctgcaccCCGTGTATGCATccaggggctggtgctgggctgcatcacacTGCTGGCACCCTGGAGCCCCATTCCCCACGTAGCTGCCCCACAACTGGAGTCCAGCCCCAGGAAGGACTGCAGGGCCGCAAGCCTGCAGGCCTGGGCTGTCCAACTCACCCCCAGGACATGCACCCGGTTGTAGTAGGAGCTGAAATCCATGCTGAGCTGGATCAGGAACTTGCACACCTGCAAGACAGACGGCTTCTGCTGGCATGGCAGGGTCTGGCCGGCCTTGGGCCCTTGCCCCATCCCaaccacagcagaagcagccccaCTGGTGTTAAAGTCTCTTCCCTCGGCACCACCCCTGCATCACTGACCGGTGGGCCGCACCCTGTCAGCATGTAGCTTTGCCCTAGGCAAGGACTGTTGgagcagcacccatgggtgctacGGCACGTGGCACTTACTGTCTCTGTGTTGGCTGTGATCCGGATTCCCTTGGTGGGTGCCGGtagctgtgctgcctgctgcaggacttcagggaagggcaggagatAGTTGAAGAGCAGGAGCCATTCGCCCTGTGAAAGGATTACGTGTGTAAGAGAGGGCTGGATCCTcctgggccagcagcatccaCCACCAGAGCTGAGGGCGTGCAGGTCCCTGCATTCCCCTTGTCAGCACTCACCTCTTCCCGGAGGCAAGAGAAGTTCAGTTCCGACGCTGGTGGCAGAGGTGGGTACGTGCCTGGAATGGAGGCGGGAGTGTTACTGCACCCGGAGAAGCCCCTGCAGCTCCGTGCATGAGGAACGGCCCAGCAGTGACTGTTAAGAGGGGGGTCACGGGGCTGGTGCTCACCCCGCTCCACAGCCTGTTGGTAGGTGGCGAAGAGTGTGGCCAGCCGGGCACAGTTGTACATCACGAAGGCACCGCTCTTGGTTCCCTTTGTGGAGATGCTGCTGTCCTCCAGGTCCAGGGTGATCTGAGGGCAGGGAGAAGTCACAGTCCAGGCTGCTCAGCCCAAAGCCGCTCCCCCATTCCCACGGCTCGCCTGCCCTGTCCTACCTGACTCCGGTGAGCAGTGCTCAGCATCTCAAACCTGATGGCAGCCACCGTGAGGGTATCAATCACCTCAGTCCAGGCCTCATCTGTGGAGAACACAAGTGGCATCACACACAGCTTGCTCCATTCCAATGTACTGTCACCCCCAGTGCCCAGGCAGGAACTGCCCTAGGGCCAGGGGGCTCAGGTGGCAGCAGGGGACCACCACATTTCCCCAGACCTGGCCCCCGTCTGCAGGTGCTGCTCTGCGCCAATGCCCTGCGTGGCAGTTTAGATGCCTGCTCCCAAGCAGGCTCAGCACCAGGCTCCAtaagggaggggagagggagcacCATGCAGGGGAGGAGAGCCCCACTGGCTGCAGACTCAGAGGTGAGGGGGGAGACTCGTGGGAGCAGTGGAGATGGGGATGGAGCAGCATCTGCGCATGGAGGCACAGAGCAAACCCTCACCTTGCGCAAGTTCCCCATACTTCATCACAGAAGCTTCGTACATCTGGCACTTTCGGAGCCTGGGAGGAACACAGACACTCACAGCCACCACCCCTGGGCTAAGCTGGCCCCAGAGAGTGCCCCAGGGCTCCCCCAGCCTttgggctgctcagggcttcCCAACTGCAGCAGCAACCCAGCCAAGCAAAAGCAGTACAAAACctctgcaggctgggcagggacacctgcacCATAGCCAGCCCCTTGTGGCGCTGCCTGGAGAGGGCTGCAAGGAAGCCACTGCACTGGGGACAAGTTTTGCCTTTTGGCTGAGAAAGGGCCACCCCCATGCCAGGGCTGTTGCTAATGCGTGAAGGCAGGGAGACACCGTCCTGCACCACTGCAGCACCCggcccctgcagctgccttcccttctGGCAGCCCTCTGGCAGAACTGAGGGCCAGAAGCTGGAGGAGGCCACTGCAACTGGGGAGGGCCCTGGGGGCTCCATCCCGCACCTCCAGTCCTCTTGAAACAACCCTGAGgccaaggaaaagcagaatggATGGACTGCACAGAACTCTGTGCACCACCAGCTCGCTCAGTGTTGCGGGGTGGCTGCCTGTGCGCCCACGGGGCCAGACAGAGCACAGGGAGCCTTGGCAGGCACCTTGCTACACACCAACTTACTGAAAGTACTGCTCTGCCCCGATGGGCGATGGGGGGTTTGTCACCTTCACTGGCCCACAGACAAGGTGTTTCTGAAAGAGAGGGGAGAGGCCAGGGCTTAGGTCAGACTCCAGACCTCCACCAAAATACAGTGCAGGAGAACCAGACTAAAACCAGCTCTGTTCTCACTGTGTCACTGCGGTCTTCTCCTGCCCCCCTTCCTTAGGACTGAAATCCCAAGGGCCGAGATGCTGCTTCATGGCTTGGCAGGAGTGTGGGGAGGCCACCAAGGGAAAGGGAAGCCTCACAAGAGCCTCAGCATTTGCTGTGGGGATTGAAGGAACCTGGCCGAGCGCAAGGGTACTGGGGGCCACAGTGAGGAGGGTCAGAGGTTCCTCACCTGCAAAGCCGTGTGGGCTCCCGGATCCAAAATCCTCCAGAGCagatccagctgctgctgctggaattCCTCCTCACAGCTCACCACGTGtatgatgctgcagcagctcccttgGCCTCCAGCCTGCaacagagcacagcagggagctCAAATGCTATTGCGTGACGTAAGGGAATGATGTCCGGGAAGCGAgaggcaggcagcgctgcagttACTCACCGTGCACTGCAGAACggcttgctgcagctcagccagggACCACAGCTTCCCCTCTGTCACTGAAAGAAGGAAGGACAGTCAGAGTGGGCTACAAAAGGTTAGCCACCCCCCACTATCTGGTCTGCCCCAGGCTGGCTGCATTTCTGGCTCTAACCAGACTGAAGGGGAGTAAGAGGAGAAGGCAATTTGGATCCAACACACACATCACCACCcccttattttctgtaaaaacaatcaggaaaaaaaggaaacaggcCTGTTCGCAGCCATTTGTCCCCCTGCTGTCACACTAGAGCTACTATGAGGCTCACCCAGAAGGACATCTAGATTGGGGTCATAGCCCACCAAGCCCTGCTGCTCCATGAAGCTCTTCAAGTGCACTTTACAGATGACATCCTCGGGCAGCACGGCTGCGTCCAGCCCCCGCTCACAGGCTGTGGCACAGGGGGACCGGCTTAGCGCTCGCTTCAAGGCCAAGACAGCGTCAGGGAGGGACGAGCCACCGGAGCCAGAGGGCCAGTCGACGTGGAGCTGCCGTAGGAGCTCCCGGTCACCCTCctcagccagggcagggaccaGGCAGACGCCAACCCTGCGGGATAGGGAGAGGGGGGCGCTGGCAGCCGACCCTGCGGCAtagggggaggggggcgctgGCAGCGGTGTGGCACTCACCCCTGGGTGCGCAGCAGCTGGGCCAGGTGGTCGGCCAGCAGGAGCGGGCGGAGGTGCCGGAGCCGCAGGGCGGCGGGGCCACGCAGGGCCGGGCAGtgcagcaccaccacccccccctgcgccgccggggccgggccgggcgggggcccCAGCAGGCGCCGGAAGGCCTCGGGGCGCCGCACCTGCACTGCCAGCCCCGCCGGCGTGTGCCCGCAGCCCCGCACCGGCAGCACCCCCGGGCCGCGCAGTGACGTCACTCCCGCCACGACGTCAGCGGGCACCTGCCGGGCGAGACGGCAGAGTCAGGCCCGTACCGTACCGGGCCCAGCCCGCAGGCCCTGGCCGCGGCCTGACCCACGCCGCCGCGGCCTACCTGCCCCCCGGGGAAGGCGGCGCTCAGCGCGGCCCGCGGCGCCAGGAAGTCCCGGTGCCGCAGGTTGCGGGCGCCACTCTCCTTCACCCACAGCGCGGCGGGCCGACCCAGCGCCCCGTTCAGAGCCCGCAGCGTCGCCGCCACCTCGGGCCTGCCCTCGCCCGCCTCCATGGCCGCCGCTTCCGCCGCTGTCCGCCGGAAGTGACATCACCGGCCCGCTCACACGCCCCTGCTCGCAGGCTGCCGCCATCTTGGGCGCGGCGCGCGGTGCTCCCCGGCGGCCATCTTGGGCGtgggcgggccgggcggggctTGGCCGCCATCTTGGGGGCGGTGGGCGCGGGGCCGCCATGATGTgcgcggcgggcagggccgggccgccATGGTGGGTGCGGCGGGCCGGGGTGCCCGGTGCCCGAGGAGCGCGGTGGGGCTCGGCAGGGTGTGTGCCCCGGCACTGCCGCCCTCCGCAAAGGCCTCTGGGGAGGCCCCAGTCCCTCGCCGGCCCCGGCACAGTCTCCTGCCAGCATGGCCTGGCCGCCGGAGGGCCAGCGGTGGCACCCTGAGGGGAGGCTGCGGGGCCAACAACCAGCAGGGCGGAGCGCtgcccccccgcagccctgggctggggaccAGGGGCAGCTCCAGCCCGGAGGGGAGGGGGCACTGCTCCTCAGCCCCCTCTGGGCTGCTCCCGCCGGTCCCCAGGCACTAAGGGGGCCCAGAACCGAAGCCACTGGCTGCTGAGCAGAAGCAGGAGCGCCAGAGACTGTGCCAGGGCTGGACAGGCCCAGGCAGCCGCTGCCACTGCACAGGAgacgggctgcccgggcagcaaGTGCAGCTgagtgccagcagctgcccctgggcTGCCGGGAGCCACAGGGCAGCAAGGGGCCCCGTGGGCAGGtttggcagccctgggccatgGCGGGCGGGTGGTTTTGGATGGACCAGAAGACCCTGGCTGTGGGCACAGAGTAACTGCCAGGCCCAGGCTTGCCATTTCAGCCTTGCCACCCTTGAGGCGCCCAGGGCTTGGCTAGGGTGTGACAAGATGGTTGAGGAGCCTCACCTGCACTTGTGAGGCAACTGAGCTCTGCACAGCGAAGGACaatgagcagctgtgggtgccctccctgctgtgccctccTCTGAGCCTGcttgctgccccagctctggctgctctgctggtcCCAGCAGGAAGGATgggtgccaggagctgccctcCTGCCTAGCACATTAGCAAAGCATCCCACTCATCAGCCCCgtgaggaaggagctggagacGATTAGATCGTGCCATTGCGGTCTTGATTACACGTGCAGATCCGAGCTCCTCCACAGCAGTAGCATCTCAAGCATAGATCTGAAAGAGTGGAGGGCCCACAAAGCTGCCTGGCTCCCTGAACAGtgcagacaggcaggcagcGACCGATATGGCTCCCCCTGGGGCTGGAGTCGAAGCCAGCTCTGATCCGGGGACAGGGACGAGGGCCCGGcgtgccccagccccatgccaccagGCCTGCTCGGTGAGGAGTGCGTATCAGGAAGCGCCAAAACCAcgtcccaccagcagcagggagcatgTGTCCCCGCGGAGCTGGGgacctgcccttcccttcctgtCCCCAtgaggctggaggggggggggggggcgctctGCCTGCAGGGCCCAAACCGGTTCCTCCAGGGCTTGTGTGCTGGCAGGGCCAGGGCGAGGGCAGATCCTGGCAGCACAGCTCATCGCGTGGCCTCTgccagaaacacagcaaatcGTCCTGGGGCTCCGTGGGCTCTAAAGCCCAGGGGCTACAGCCCCCAGCCTTGGCAAACCCGCAGCCCTGGGTGTCCCCCGCAGCGTTGCGGGGCCGTGCCATGGCGGGGTGCTCCCTGCACCACCCACAGCCAAGAGGTGATCTGAGAATCCTGCTCACACCAGACCAACTGCTGACTgtctgcagggcaggagccacCCACGAcccctgcccagctggccaGAGGGGACGCGCCGGCACGGGCTGGGAGCACACTCCAACCTCGTGTCACCACTTGGGGTGGGGTCCAAGGCTGGATCCGTCCCCATCCCCAGAGTGCCGGGGGTCCCCACAGGCAGCCCACACGAGGCCTGGCAGCACAGTGGCCCGGGGGAGGGGGTGCTCTCGGAAAGAGCTTTGGACAGACACGACATCCCCGATGGCTCTCTGGCTGCCTGCTCAGCGGGAGTGATCGTGTCATTCCAAAGCTGTCTCTCTCTAGGGGACGGATCCTGCCCGGGCACTGCTCACCCCTGCCAGCGCTGGGGGGCCGCCGGGCACCAGGGAGAGCGTGGCGCGGGCCGGAGGCAGCAGGAAGCACATACAGCATCTCGTGACCAGCACCACTCTGGTGAAGGTGGCCACATCCACGCCAGCTGCCGCTCGGCACGCTCGCCCAGACGGTTAGTCCCCAGGAAGCAAGCTGCTATTTTTAGCCGTCAGGGGCACGAGAGCAGCagagagcccccagccccggcgtGGAGGTCTGAGCTGCGAGGCTGGGCGCCAGTGACCCCCATCCCGACACCCCCCTTCTCCCAGCGTGGCCCCCATGCGCTGCCCTGGCCccacagaggggctggagcgggGCAGGCGGCTCTCGCCCCTGGCCcagcgcggggcggcgggcagcggggtgCAGGGGCACATGGGGCGAGGCGGGGGCGGGAGCGCGGGTAACGAAaccccagggcagctgggcacAGCGGGGACAGCTGCTTTTGGGATTCCGTTGCCCGCGCCGGCGCCGAGGAGGGATGGGCACAGGGGCCACCACCACGCCACCCCGACCCGGGGGGCAGCTGGCAGGCCAAGGGGGGGAGAGGGTGACTTACCGCCAGGCACCAGGGCGGACGAGCTGCACGGGAGCCCGCAGCCGGGCTGGTTGTGGCTGGGGGTGCGAGCAGAGGCTGGGGTTGTGCCGCCGGCTCCCCCCGCGCCGTGGGCCGGGTGCCAAGGGGAGGGCGGCACGGCTGAGCCAAAAGGAAACTGCTTCGAACAAAGCCCCggtggggctggagcatctgGTGCCAGCCCAGCGGCCCCCACCGCGGCCTGGAAACCTGAGCCACCCCCGAGGGAGGGCACCCGCCCCAGCACCTGCGCCCGGTGGCGGCACCGCATGGCCCCCGCTGCTGCCAGCGCCTCCAGCCCACCCGCCAGCCCGGTGAGGCGGCCCACGGGCCTTCGCCATGGGGGAAGTGAAACCGTGTGGGGAACcccacctgctccagctggcGCTCGCCGAGGGGCACCCGGGACCCTGCCGCTGACCGTCGACCGAGGGTGCCTGGCCACGGGGTGCCGGGGATCCCCGACGCCTCCCAGCCCACGCGGTGCGGCAGCGGGGAAGGTCCCGTCGCTGACACCGTGGAGCCCCTTGGTAGCCCCCGCGGTGCCGGGGCTCCGGCTGGCCCCAGGTGGGTGGCACGGGGGGACACACGtgggtccccagccccagggcacccCACCGCGCCCCCggtcccctgctgctgccagccccaccgcGTGTGGCCTGGGGCGAGGGGGGCGAGGACCCCGGCACCTGTCGGGGCGCGGAGGTGGCGGCGGGGGCTCAGCCCGGCCGGCAGCGGCCACCCCGCGGCGTGGCACACCGTGCCGGGGCCGGCAGGGCGGCCGGGGAGCCGTGCCGAGCCCGGGACAGCCCCGAGCCACCGGCGGGGCCAGGCCGGGGCCGGGTGCGGAGCCGGGCGGGCGCCCCGCGGCTGCGGGACGGGagcgcagcccggccccggccccggccccggtcCCGCTCCCTCCCGacgcccggcccggccgcccgtGGGGTGGCGGGGCCCCGGGACCGGGAGCCGCCCGCTCCCCTCTCACCTCCGGCCCCGCAGCCTCCGGCGCAGCAGCCCGGGCCGGTCCGCGGCCCTCCCGGCGGCGGGGATCGGGGCACCCCGGGCGGGTCCCCCGCGCCGCCgaggcagggccggggcagctCGGCCCCCAGGGCCCCGcacccgccgctccccgccccgccgccgctttCGGTTTCGCTCCGGCGCCGGCCGCAGCCCGGCCAGGGCGCAACCAGGTCGGGGCGGGCCCGGGCGCGGAGGGAGGGTGTCGGTAGGTGTGAGCGCgtccctccctgcccgccccccggCAGGAGGTGGGAGCACCGGGGggccccgggccggccccgctcccgcccccgGTGCTGCTGTCCCAGCCCCGCTCCGCGGCGGCGCCGCCGGCCACCAGGGGGCGCGGGCGAGGCCAGGGGCGGGGCGCTCTGCGCTTCCGGTGGCGGCGCGGCTATGGCGGTGGCGGCGCTGCGGCTGCTGGCGCCGGTGGTGCGGCGGGCTCCGGGCGGGTACGGGCACGGGCACGGGCGCCGGGGCCACGGCCGGCACCCTGCGGCTGGGCGGAGGGGATCGCTCTGTGGCCCAGGGGCGGTGGCCGTCGGGCTGCCGAGGGGGTAGCTGGGGGGTGCCCGTGGCTCGCTGTGCGGTGCCCGTGGGCCCCACGTGTCCGGCTCCCCGTCCCCGCAGGGTGCCGTGCCGCGCTCACCGCCTCACGCCGGCAGACGACGAGCTGTACCAGCGGACGCGGCTGACGGTGCTGGAGCCCGAGTCCCCCAGCACCATATTCATCGAGGGCTACAACAGCCGCGGCTTCACCATCAGCGGGGACCTGGTGGTGGGGCCCTGCGCCGTCCTGCCCCGCGCCATCCTCCAGTGGAACGTGAGtgcccggcggggcaggggctgcccggcCCCCCGCGCTGTGGGTGAGCGCCCGGGGGGGTCTGCCCCGCTCAGTGCCCTCCGCGTCCCTGCAGGTTGGCTCCTACCGGGACATCTCGCAGGAGAGTCTGTCGCTGTTCCGGCTGCTGGAGCCCCAGATAGGTACGTGGGGCAGCCgggccaggctgtgccccttGGGGCCAGCGGGGCGAGGCCCCAGacacagccccccccagccccgtgctgcCATTTGGGGGGAAGGAGCTGCTCTGgcatcctcctgccctgcagcggGGCCGGagggggggctggaggggggcaGCGGGCCAGGCTTCCCCCCCATTTGGGCTCCtgtagggggggggggggggggctgctggtccctgcagggggggCGGCTctggcccaggcagccccagcgcGGCCCTGCCCACCCACCCTTGCCTGCGGTGCTGGCCTGGTTGCAGAGATCCTGGTGCTGGGCACGGGCGACAGGGTGGAGCGGCTCCACCCCACCACGCTGAAGCAGATGCGGGAGTGCGGGATCGCTGTGGAGGTGCAGGACACGGTAAGGAGCAGTGTGCACGGGCAGCACCCGGAtgaaggggctgggggtggccgctgggaccccccccagggctctgcctgcctgggatgggcagggagcaggggaggtCGTGTGCCCAGCGGGGAAGGACAGCATCTCCCGGCCGAGGGCTGGGGCTTCActcccttt
This window contains:
- the NDUFAF3 gene encoding NADH dehydrogenase [ubiquinone] 1 alpha subcomplex assembly factor 3; its protein translation is MAVAALRLLAPVVRRAPGGVPCRAHRLTPADDELYQRTRLTVLEPESPSTIFIEGYNSRGFTISGDLVVGPCAVLPRAILQWNVGSYRDISQESLSLFRLLEPQIEILVLGTGDRVERLHPTTLKQMRECGIAVEVQDTPNACATFNFLTSEKRVVAAALIPPRGTCVGL